One part of the Halobacteriovoraceae bacterium genome encodes these proteins:
- a CDS encoding ABC transporter permease subunit codes for MIKFNPLTLKKIKRFKSIKRSYFSLLILSLLVFLSLFAELFINNKALIVHYKGNIYFPIVSSYRSGKDFGENYSYEANYRKLKEKFAKENSGNYVIMPLIPYNPFENDLPDGVYPPTSPDISSFHFLGTDSVGRDILARLVFGFRIAIMFSLLLLFFNYLIGISVGCIMGYFGGLFDLLFQRIIEIWSNIPFLYVVIILSSIIVPNFYSLCFIMVFFGWIHMTWYMRTATYKEKTRDYVMAAKSLGASESRIIFHHILPNSISIIVTFIPFSVASGIAALTSLDFLGFGLPVPTPSWGELLKQGIDNLDSFWILGPVVFSLTSVLIMITFIGEGIREAYDPKKHLTYE; via the coding sequence TTGATAAAATTTAATCCTCTTACTCTTAAAAAAATAAAACGATTTAAATCGATTAAAAGGTCTTATTTTTCTCTCCTTATTCTTTCACTACTTGTTTTTCTCTCTCTTTTTGCAGAGCTTTTTATTAATAACAAAGCACTCATCGTTCATTACAAAGGAAATATTTATTTTCCTATCGTTTCATCTTATAGAAGTGGTAAAGATTTCGGGGAAAATTATAGTTATGAGGCAAATTACAGAAAGTTAAAAGAAAAGTTTGCAAAAGAAAATAGTGGAAATTATGTCATTATGCCACTTATCCCTTATAATCCGTTTGAAAATGATCTCCCTGATGGAGTATATCCTCCCACATCTCCGGATATTTCTAGTTTTCATTTTTTGGGTACTGACTCTGTTGGACGAGATATTTTGGCCAGACTAGTTTTTGGTTTTAGAATCGCCATTATGTTCTCATTACTTTTACTCTTTTTTAATTATCTGATAGGAATAAGTGTTGGATGTATCATGGGCTATTTTGGAGGATTATTTGATTTGTTATTTCAAAGAATTATTGAAATATGGTCGAATATTCCTTTTCTTTACGTTGTGATAATTTTATCTTCAATTATCGTACCTAATTTTTATTCATTATGTTTTATTATGGTCTTTTTTGGCTGGATTCATATGACTTGGTATATGAGAACTGCCACCTATAAAGAAAAAACAAGAGATTATGTAATGGCCGCAAAGTCTTTAGGTGCTAGTGAATCAAGAATTATTTTTCATCATATTTTACCTAATTCAATTTCGATAATTGTAACCTTTATTCCCTTTTCGGTTGCCAGTGGAATTGCTGCCTTAACTTCACTTGATTTTTTAGGTTTTGGTTTACCAGTGCCCACTCCCAGTTGGGGAGAGCTTTTGAAACAAGGAATAGACAATTTAGATTCTTTTTGGATTTTAGGGCCAGTGGTTTTTTCATTAACCAGTGTTCTGATTATGATTACATTCATTGGCGAAGGAATCAGAGAGGCCTATGATCCGAAGAAGCATCTAACATATGAATAG
- a CDS encoding ABC transporter permease → MMAYFLRRFTLILPTLLGVTIVVFVMTRFVPGGPVERMLQEARQAQASSNAASTSEALSEQQLEDLKKYYGFDKPVLVSYFIWLGKVLMLDLGESTKYGDPVWDTIKERLPVSLFYSIMTLILTYGVCIPLGVLKSVKHNSIIDNVTSIMVFVGYAIPHYVLAVALLYVFAFKLEWFPMGQFISDNYDDLGLWGKVVDVIKHAVLPLSAYMAGSFAVVTFMMKNSLMDNLAADYVRTAMSKGVSFKNAILKHAMRNSLIPIATSFGTNLTALLTGSFLIETIFNINGMGLLMFESLVERDYPVVLGVVVISSFLFLIGNIISDICVALVDPRVQFE, encoded by the coding sequence ATGATGGCCTATTTTTTACGTAGATTTACACTTATTCTTCCCACCCTATTAGGTGTTACGATTGTTGTCTTTGTTATGACACGTTTTGTACCTGGTGGCCCTGTTGAAAGAATGCTGCAAGAAGCTAGACAAGCTCAAGCTAGTTCAAACGCAGCTTCAACATCAGAAGCCCTCAGTGAGCAACAGCTAGAAGATCTTAAAAAATATTACGGTTTTGATAAACCTGTTCTAGTCAGTTATTTTATATGGCTTGGAAAAGTGTTGATGTTAGATCTTGGAGAGTCAACGAAGTATGGTGATCCTGTTTGGGATACAATTAAAGAAAGACTTCCTGTCTCGCTTTTTTACAGTATTATGACTTTGATTCTCACTTATGGAGTGTGTATACCTTTAGGAGTTTTAAAATCAGTTAAGCATAATTCAATTATAGATAATGTAACCTCTATTATGGTCTTTGTTGGTTATGCAATTCCTCACTACGTTCTAGCTGTTGCTTTACTTTATGTTTTTGCTTTTAAATTAGAATGGTTTCCAATGGGTCAATTTATTTCAGACAATTATGATGATTTGGGCCTTTGGGGAAAAGTTGTCGATGTAATTAAACATGCAGTTCTACCACTTAGTGCATATATGGCCGGTAGTTTTGCAGTTGTTACTTTTATGATGAAAAACTCATTAATGGATAATTTGGCAGCTGACTATGTACGAACTGCAATGTCAAAAGGTGTCTCTTTTAAAAATGCTATTTTAAAACATGCAATGAGAAACTCACTCATCCCAATAGCAACTTCATTTGGAACAAACTTGACAGCACTTTTAACAGGATCTTTTCTTATAGAAACAATTTTTAATATCAATGGAATGGGTCTGTTGATGTTTGAGTCTTTGGTGGAAAGAGATTATCCTGTCGTTCTAGGAGTTGTTGTGATCAGTTCATTTTTATTTCTTATCGGAAATATTATTTCTGATATATGCGTTGCTCTAGTTGATCCTCGAGTGCAATTTGAGTGA
- a CDS encoding prolyl oligopeptidase family serine peptidase has product MQGVNKRLSPLKDTTIRVKTFMHILNFFCLLFLYPCIALANYANYKVTGEGNDPKNYFYRPNNFKGNKLPLIVLLHGCNQTASDFIKITQIHKFANSSNFHFISPQQSLLYNPKRCWNWFFKANQEPEGGLELEDIYTQIRTYVQNNNVDEDRIYIAGISAGAIMATNLIFTRPELFAGAILHSGMPYASNTFSRFTFFLDYHRNYQKIVKSMKNGPKKSHHKLMEESIKYLQPEHQIKLKRIMIVHGQDDPYVTNLHSKLLFDQFHFFLEHAVAANKLKTFTRKNKKIEHQKFPYEYQSYISNVLDIRLELYDIDNLGHEWSGGSQGMPYSNPFSHKVMAHFLKSTHVQQGNRFCENKLASVKDFIR; this is encoded by the coding sequence ATGCAAGGTGTCAATAAACGACTTTCCCCTTTAAAAGATACAACCATTCGAGTAAAAACATTTATGCATATTTTAAATTTTTTTTGTCTCCTTTTTCTATATCCCTGTATTGCGCTTGCGAACTATGCGAACTATAAAGTAACGGGGGAAGGGAATGACCCTAAAAATTACTTTTACCGTCCAAACAATTTTAAAGGGAATAAACTTCCTTTAATTGTGTTACTTCATGGTTGTAATCAGACAGCTAGTGACTTCATCAAAATCACACAAATTCACAAGTTTGCAAATAGCTCAAACTTTCATTTTATATCACCTCAGCAGTCTTTACTTTATAACCCCAAAAGATGTTGGAATTGGTTTTTTAAGGCCAATCAAGAACCAGAGGGTGGTCTTGAATTAGAAGATATTTACACTCAGATTAGAACTTATGTTCAAAACAATAATGTTGATGAAGATCGAATCTATATTGCAGGGATCTCTGCCGGTGCAATAATGGCAACAAATCTTATATTCACGAGACCCGAACTTTTTGCTGGTGCAATCCTGCATTCAGGTATGCCATATGCTAGTAATACTTTTAGTCGTTTTACATTTTTCCTGGACTATCATCGAAATTATCAAAAGATAGTAAAATCTATGAAAAATGGCCCTAAAAAAAGCCACCATAAGCTAATGGAAGAAAGTATTAAATATTTGCAACCTGAACATCAAATAAAGTTAAAAAGAATCATGATCGTACATGGACAAGATGATCCTTATGTTACAAATCTCCATTCAAAATTATTATTTGATCAGTTTCACTTTTTTTTAGAACATGCTGTTGCCGCAAACAAATTAAAAACGTTCACAAGAAAAAATAAGAAAATTGAGCACCAGAAATTTCCTTATGAGTATCAGAGTTATATTTCAAATGTGCTCGATATTAGACTAGAGCTTTATGATATTGATAATCTTGGCCATGAGTGGAGTGGAGGAAGTCAGGGAATGCCCTATAGTAATCCATTCTCCCATAAGGTAATGGCCCATTTTTTAAAATCAACACATGTACAGCAAGGAAACAGGTTTTGTGAGAATAAGCTTGCATCAGTTAAGGATTTTATTCGATAG
- a CDS encoding ABC transporter substrate-binding protein gives MRLLLLLAFTLSIGASELPKDLKWETNWNDPVYSSPDAKKGGTYTLDLETFPLTLRLVGPDSNGQFANHTRPLTMEFGLIDIHPNTGNIIPVLATEWAVSKDKKTMYYRINKEAKWSDGKPLTADDFLFTIEMMRSKNIVAPWYNTYYTEQVKDIQKYDDYTISLTASTAKSPNLLHANLGIFPTPKHFYKGEIPKDFIKKYNWKIYPTVAAYEISDVQKGKSITLTRIKNWWGENHKYFKNRFNVDKVIFKLIRDRNVAFQQFLKGKVDRFRLYEPEYWHDKTNSEPFKKGYIYKRWSYNSAPQPSWSITLNKSHDLFKDINVRKAIAHAINVDKVNKTILRGDTLRQQSMWVGYRGYSDPSIKARAYDLTKVDEYLKKAGWTERDVDGIRMKNGKRLSFTLTHGRPKHRNRIVVLKEEAKKAGIEMKIKELDGAASFKAFSNNKFEAAYIGWAAGFYPQYWGMFHSENANQPDKNNVSNTSDKELDKDIMNFRNGTSDKEREALSRKIQRWIHDDGAIIPLWLEPFERIAHWGWFDFPKEPTTALSGYIMFPFTVNFGGMFWIDEAKKKEILDAQKSGKNLGEKTIIFDKYKLK, from the coding sequence ATGCGTTTACTCTTATTATTAGCTTTTACTCTTAGCATTGGCGCAAGTGAACTTCCCAAAGATTTAAAATGGGAAACAAATTGGAATGATCCAGTCTATTCATCACCAGATGCTAAAAAAGGTGGAACTTACACATTGGATTTGGAAACATTTCCACTTACTCTACGATTAGTAGGACCAGATTCAAATGGACAATTTGCCAACCACACGAGACCTCTTACCATGGAATTCGGTCTCATTGATATTCATCCAAATACTGGAAATATTATTCCTGTTCTCGCTACGGAGTGGGCCGTAAGTAAGGACAAAAAGACTATGTATTACCGGATTAACAAAGAGGCCAAGTGGTCAGATGGAAAACCTCTAACTGCGGATGATTTTCTTTTTACAATCGAAATGATGAGATCTAAAAACATTGTAGCGCCTTGGTACAATACTTATTATACAGAGCAAGTCAAAGATATCCAAAAATACGATGACTACACGATTAGTCTCACTGCAAGTACTGCTAAATCACCAAATCTTCTGCACGCTAATCTTGGAATTTTCCCGACGCCAAAGCATTTTTATAAGGGAGAAATTCCAAAAGATTTTATCAAAAAATATAACTGGAAAATATATCCTACCGTGGCCGCGTACGAAATTTCAGATGTTCAAAAAGGTAAATCAATTACTTTAACGAGAATAAAAAATTGGTGGGGAGAAAATCACAAATATTTTAAAAATCGATTTAATGTAGATAAAGTTATTTTTAAATTAATAAGAGACAGAAACGTTGCTTTTCAACAATTTCTAAAAGGAAAAGTTGATCGTTTTAGACTCTATGAACCTGAATATTGGCATGATAAGACAAATAGTGAACCATTTAAAAAAGGATATATCTATAAAAGGTGGTCTTATAATAGTGCTCCTCAACCTTCATGGAGTATTACTCTTAACAAATCTCATGACTTATTCAAAGATATCAACGTCAGAAAAGCTATTGCACATGCAATTAATGTCGATAAAGTAAACAAGACAATTTTAAGAGGAGATACTCTTAGACAACAATCAATGTGGGTAGGTTATCGTGGATATTCAGATCCAAGTATCAAAGCAAGGGCCTATGATCTGACCAAAGTAGATGAGTACCTTAAGAAGGCGGGCTGGACAGAACGTGATGTTGATGGAATTAGGATGAAAAATGGAAAAAGGCTTTCTTTTACTTTAACTCACGGAAGACCTAAGCACAGAAATCGAATAGTTGTTTTAAAAGAAGAAGCAAAGAAAGCTGGAATAGAAATGAAAATTAAAGAGCTTGATGGTGCTGCTTCTTTTAAGGCCTTTTCAAATAATAAATTTGAAGCGGCCTATATCGGATGGGCCGCAGGATTTTATCCACAATATTGGGGAATGTTTCATTCGGAAAACGCTAATCAACCAGATAAAAACAACGTCTCAAACACATCTGATAAAGAGCTTGATAAAGACATTATGAACTTTAGAAATGGAACAAGTGATAAGGAAAGAGAAGCTTTATCTAGAAAGATTCAAAGATGGATTCATGACGATGGAGCGATTATTCCATTGTGGCTAGAGCCATTTGAAAGAATTGCCCATTGGGGATGGTTTGACTTTCCTAAAGAACCTACTACTGCACTTTCAGGTTATATAATGTTTCCTTTTACAGTTAATTTCGGTGGGATGTTTTGGATTGATGAGGCCAAGAAGAAAGAAATCTTAGATGCTCAGAAATCAGGTAAAAATCTTGGGGAAAAAACAATCATATTTGATAAGTATAAGTTAAAATGA